The segment ACCCGGAATTGCTCACCATCAAGGCTTTCAAGCTGATTCAGAGCGCTACGCTGCTGCTGGTTGACGATCTGGTTTCTGCTGAAATCGTCAAGCTCGCCAGTCCCAAGACCCGCGTGATTGCCGTGGGCAAGCGCGGTGGGCGCGAAAGTACATCGCAGGAGTTCATTGAAAAGCTGATGATCATGGCCGCGCGTCAGGGAGAGATTGTGGTGCGACTCAAAGGCGGCGATCCCTTCATCTTTGGCCGAGGGGGTGAAGAAGTTGAACATCTGCGCGCTACAGGTGTGCAGGTGGAAGTGGTCAATGGCATTACAGCGGGGCTGGCGGCAGCCACCAGTCTGGGCGTGTCACTCACCCACCGCGATCATGCGCATGGCGTGGTGTTTGTGACGGGTCACCCCAAACCCGGTGGTGTGCAAAACGACTGGCGCCAGCTGGCTCAGACTGCTCACGTAGTGGGCTTGACGCTGGTGGTCTACATGGGCGTGAGTTCTGTGCCGCATATTCAGGCCGAGCTACTGGCCGGTGGCCTGCCCGCCAGCACGCCTGTGGCGCTGGTGCAAAGTGCCAGCCTGCCTACGCAGCAGCAGGTCGTCACGCAGCTGGGGGATATGTCCACAGCGCTTGTCAGCAGCGGTTTGGGGAGCCCGTGCGTCTTTGTGATTGGGCAAGTCGTCAAACAGGCGGCAGTGAGTCAGTTTGAGCTTGGAGCATGGCTAGGAGAGGTGGAGCCGCGCCGCGCTGTCGGGGTGTGAGTGGCTGGAAAGCGTTGGCATTTTCAAGAACCCGTGAACGCAATAAGCAATTGCCAACGTCCCGCACTTGTCATGAGGCGCTAGCATGTGTAGCTAGAATTTTTACGCCCTGAACATTCACCACGCCCGGCCCCGCACATCTGCAGGGGGATGAGGGTCGGCACACCGAGATAAGTGATGAGCACTGCATACCCCGATACCCAGCTTTTGATTGATGGACAGTGGCAGGCAGCTGCCAGCGGCAAGGCGATTGATGTGCGCAACCCGGCATCGGGCGAAGTCATCGGTCGCGTGGCGCATGCCGATATTCCTGACTTGGACCGCGCACTCGCCGCTGCGGACAAGGGCTTTCAGGTATGGCGCAAGGTGTCTGCGCATGAGCGCGGTGCCATCATGCGCCGTGCGGCGGCGCTGCTCAAAGAGCGTGCTGACGAGATCGCGGCGCTGCTGACGCAGGAGCAGGGCAAGCCGCTGGCCGAGGCAAAGGGCGAGATCATTGCCGGTGCCGGCATCATTGAATGGTTTGCGGACGAGGCTCTGCGCATCTATGGCCGCATCGTGCCCTCGCGCCGCCCTGAGCAGCAGCAACTGGTGATCAAGGAGCCTGTGGGCCCGGTAGCGGCTTTTACTCCCTGGAACTTCCCGGTCAACCAGATCGTGCGCAAGATTGGCGCGGCGCTGGCCTCGGGCTGCTCCTTTTTGTGCAAGGCACCTGAAGAAACGCCGGCCTCGCCCGCAGCGCTGCTCAAGTGCTTTGTGGATGCGGGCATTCCCGCCGGTGTGGTGGGTCTGGTCTATGGCGACCCGGCCCAGATCTCGTCATATCTGATTGCCAGCCCGGTAATCCGTAAAGTGACGTTCACCGGCTCTACCGCCGTGGGCAAGCAGCTGGCGGCGCTGGCCGGCCAGCACATGAAGCGCAGCACCATGGAACTGGGCGGACATGCACCCGTGATCGTGGCCGAGGATGCTGATGTGGCGCTGGCCGTCAAGGCCGCAGGTGCTGCCAAGTTCCGCAACGCGGGGCAGGTCTGCATCTCGCCCACGCGTTTTTTGGTGCACAACAGCGTGCGCGAGGAGTTCACCCGCGCCATGGTGGCCCATGCCGAGGCGCTGAAGGTGGGCAATGGTCTGGAGCAAGGAATCCAGATGGGCCCATTGGCCAACCCGCGCCGCGTAACAGCGCTGACCCAGTTGATTCAAAACGCAGAGCATAGTGGTGCCAAGCTGCTGACCGGCGGCGCATCGTTTGGCGATGCCGGTAACTACTTTGCCCCTACGGTGCTGTCTGATGTACCTTTGACGGCTGATATCTTCAATCAGGAGCCCTTTGGTCCCGTAGCGGCGATTCGCGGCTTTGACAAGATTGAAGACGCTATTCAAGAGGCCAATCGCCTGTCGTATGGCTTGGCTGCCTATGCCTTTACGCGCTCGCTCAAGACATCACACCAGCTGGCGCAGGATGTGGAAGCAGGCATGTTGTGGATCAATCAGCCTGCGCTGCCATCGGCCGAACTGCCGTTTGGCGGCATCAAGGATTCAGGCTATGGCTCAGAAGGTGGGCCTGAGGCGCTGGAGGCTTATCTGGTTTCCAAGGCTGTGGCTATTAGCTGCGTGTAACCCCCTGAGGCGCTTTGCGCCTTCCCCTTTTCTCTACGCGCTGCGCGCTATGGAAGGGGGACGACGCCATCGCCGCGAGGCGGCTCTTGCTTGGCATCTCTGAGTTGGCGCATGCCTAATTTTAGTTCGTGCTCCCATAAAAAACCGCTGTGTTTGCAGCGGCTTTTTTTATGGGCGATGGTGCTCAGCTCGTCAGGCAATCTTGGCGGTGCTGGCAAAAAAGCGCTGATGCTCGCCAATGTCCTGCGCGGCGAGTTGCAGTTGCAGGGCTTGCTCGGGTTGGCGTTGCTCTATGCGTGCTGCGACGCCTGTCAGCAAAGGAATGGCCTTGGCGGGGGCGGTTGGCAGTTGCTGCAATCTTTGTAGCGCACTGCGCGCGCCGCGTAAGGTGCTTTCGGATAGCAATCTATCTTCCTCCAAAGCGTGGAGTATGAGCACAGCCTTGCCTACGCGCAGAGCGGCCAAGCCACAGTCAGCGGCCTCTTGTGCGGCGCTGATGCTGATTTTTTCAGAGGTGCGCACAAGTCGCAGCAGGCGGTGATAGAGGCGGGCGCGCATCACCCGCACATTAAGGGTGTGCAGCGGCGTAGCGGCCATGTCTTGCAGCTCATGAACCATCATGGCGCGCAGACCTGCGATTTTTCCTTGCACGGTCACTGGCAAGATAAAATGGTAAGCGAACCAGCCAGCCAGCGGGCCTGTAACGATGGCAAAAGCCATGGATAGCGAATTCCCGTAGTCCAGCTGATAAGGGAAGTGCGGCCATAGCGCCAGCAATATCACCATATTGCAGTCAAAGCCAGACAAAGCGGTTCGGTGGTGGCTGAACAGCAGTGCGCCGATGAGGATGAAGGGCATCATCATCAGCACCATCTGCAATTGGCTGCTGGCAAACGGCCAAAAAAACCATTGGCAGGCCAGTGCAACGCCAGCGCCCATGGCTTGACCGGCAATGACAAAGCGCATGGTGAAGACCGGGTTTTCGAAGGATGAAAACACAGTCACCATGATGGACAGGCCCAGCAGCATGAAAGCGCCGCCCTGCCAGCCTGTCAACGCCCAAACCAAACCCACTAAAAAAATGGCACTAAAAGCGCGCAGCATGGCGCGGCGGGCGCCTACCCAGTCGCTGTGTAGCACCACGGGAAACTGGCGGGCGCGGTGGTTGGCTGGCAGGGGCAGGTCGCTGGCAGCCACAAAGTGAGCTTGCAGGGCAATGCCAAGATTGCCCAGAATTTCTTGCGCATGACCCCATCCAGCAGCCGCTTCTTGGGCGCTGGCAAGCGCATCAATCGCCGCAAGTGGCGCGGGCTGGGTCTCCAGCAGGTGAGCGGCTTGTTCCAGGGCCTGTGCTATGGTTTGGGCTTGCTCCGCAGTGAATGCAGGGGTGATGGTTTTGCCCGTGCAGTCACGCAGCCAGAGAAGTGCCGAGATTTGCGTATTGATCAGGCGACGCAGCGCACGCACGGCCCGACGCGAGCGTGTGGAGCCAGCGGCATGCAGGTCTAGCCCTTCTTCAATGGCGGCCATGGCGGATAGGCGCTCAGCCAGATCCTTGGGGCCGAGCACACCTTTGCCATGCGCGGCGGCCTGCGATGCGGCTTTCAATGCAGCCATTGACGCAGTGGCAATGTCACGCAACAAACGAGCGCAGAGGCGACGCACTTTGTCGTCACCGGGGATCTCAGCACTCACGGGTGTGAACAACCAGCCCACGATGAGTGCGACTACCACGCCGGTGAGCGCGGTAAACAAACGGTCCCAGCCCAGCTCATATACAAAGGTGGGATTGCCTCCGTCTAGCAGGGCCACCATAGAGGCTGAATAGCCCGCCAGCATGGTGCCGTAAGAGGTAAAGCTGCGTTGCAGATTGCCCAGTCCGGCGCAAACGCCAATCCATATAGCCAGCCCGGTGACGAGCCAGAGCAAGTCGCCATTCGCCACAAGTACCAGCACGACACCGGCGGCTGTGCCAATGAGGGTTCCAAAAAGGCGGAAAAAACTTTTTTCCAGCAACTGCCCGCGCAATGGTTGCGATGCAGCCCAAACTGTCATTCCTGCCCATTGCGGGTGTTGCAATCCCACTACCCAAGCCA is part of the Comamonas sp. Y33R10-2 genome and harbors:
- the cobA gene encoding uroporphyrinogen-III C-methyltransferase yields the protein MTSRHAHSLSSSGRCYLVGAGPGDPELLTIKAFKLIQSATLLLVDDLVSAEIVKLASPKTRVIAVGKRGGRESTSQEFIEKLMIMAARQGEIVVRLKGGDPFIFGRGGEEVEHLRATGVQVEVVNGITAGLAAATSLGVSLTHRDHAHGVVFVTGHPKPGGVQNDWRQLAQTAHVVGLTLVVYMGVSSVPHIQAELLAGGLPASTPVALVQSASLPTQQQVVTQLGDMSTALVSSGLGSPCVFVIGQVVKQAAVSQFELGAWLGEVEPRRAVGV
- a CDS encoding NAD-dependent succinate-semialdehyde dehydrogenase, whose product is MSTAYPDTQLLIDGQWQAAASGKAIDVRNPASGEVIGRVAHADIPDLDRALAAADKGFQVWRKVSAHERGAIMRRAAALLKERADEIAALLTQEQGKPLAEAKGEIIAGAGIIEWFADEALRIYGRIVPSRRPEQQQLVIKEPVGPVAAFTPWNFPVNQIVRKIGAALASGCSFLCKAPEETPASPAALLKCFVDAGIPAGVVGLVYGDPAQISSYLIASPVIRKVTFTGSTAVGKQLAALAGQHMKRSTMELGGHAPVIVAEDADVALAVKAAGAAKFRNAGQVCISPTRFLVHNSVREEFTRAMVAHAEALKVGNGLEQGIQMGPLANPRRVTALTQLIQNAEHSGAKLLTGGASFGDAGNYFAPTVLSDVPLTADIFNQEPFGPVAAIRGFDKIEDAIQEANRLSYGLAAYAFTRSLKTSHQLAQDVEAGMLWINQPALPSAELPFGGIKDSGYGSEGGPEALEAYLVSKAVAISCV
- a CDS encoding FUSC family protein — protein: MSVAAYDRLLENATRWGFDSARLRLHLRTAFAVCIAVFLAWVVGLQHPQWAGMTVWAASQPLRGQLLEKSFFRLFGTLIGTAAGVVLVLVANGDLLWLVTGLAIWIGVCAGLGNLQRSFTSYGTMLAGYSASMVALLDGGNPTFVYELGWDRLFTALTGVVVALIVGWLFTPVSAEIPGDDKVRRLCARLLRDIATASMAALKAASQAAAHGKGVLGPKDLAERLSAMAAIEEGLDLHAAGSTRSRRAVRALRRLINTQISALLWLRDCTGKTITPAFTAEQAQTIAQALEQAAHLLETQPAPLAAIDALASAQEAAAGWGHAQEILGNLGIALQAHFVAASDLPLPANHRARQFPVVLHSDWVGARRAMLRAFSAIFLVGLVWALTGWQGGAFMLLGLSIMVTVFSSFENPVFTMRFVIAGQAMGAGVALACQWFFWPFASSQLQMVLMMMPFILIGALLFSHHRTALSGFDCNMVILLALWPHFPYQLDYGNSLSMAFAIVTGPLAGWFAYHFILPVTVQGKIAGLRAMMVHELQDMAATPLHTLNVRVMRARLYHRLLRLVRTSEKISISAAQEAADCGLAALRVGKAVLILHALEEDRLLSESTLRGARSALQRLQQLPTAPAKAIPLLTGVAARIEQRQPEQALQLQLAAQDIGEHQRFFASTAKIA